The genome window AGGGAGTTTGGTCCGAACTGTCAACTTGACGTATCTAGTGGTGGAAGCACGATCCGTTCACAATGTCATACTCGGAAGACCTGGTATGTGCGCCTTCGGAATGATCAGTTCAACTATACATGGAGCGTTAAAATTCCCCACTGAAGCCGGAATAGCAACACTGTACTCCGAATCAGCAATCGGTGTAGCTGAAATACGACAAAGCGAGGGTAATACCGAACTTCCTAATACTCTCACAGAAGAATGGGCCATACACCCACATTTTCCAGAGCAAAAAATTGCAATCGGAGCTcagcttcccaagcaaactaagAAGAAGTTGTGGAAACTCTTGTCCAATTCACTTGATGTGTTCGCCTGGCAAACCTCTGACATGGTTGGAGTTCCCCGGTGTTTGGCCGAACATAAGTTAAACGTGTCACACTCAATAAAACCAGTAGCACAGAGAAAAAGAAACATGGCTCCGGCTCGTAACAAGGCCATCTCCGAAGACGTACGAAAATTGTTGAGCGCCGGTATTATAAGAGAGGTGCGTTACCAAACCTGGGTCTCTAATCCAGTAATGGTAACCAAGAAGGATAAAACATGGAGGATGTGCGTTGATTTCTGGGACCTAAACAAtgcgtgcccaaaggattgctatccTCTGCCGGAGATTGATTTGAAGATAGACTCCCTCTCAAGTTTCCGTCTCAAGTGCTTCTTGGATGCGTATAAGGGTTATCATCAAATCCAAATGGCTTCAGAGGACGAAGATAAGACCGCGTTCGTAACAAACGAGGGACTGTTCTGTTATACCAAAATGCCATTCCGTCTAAAAAACGCCGGAGCCACATACCAGAGACTGATGGATAAAGCGTTCAAAGCTCAGATCGGAAGAAACTTGGAGATCTATGTCGATGACTTGGTCATAAAAAGCCGAGAGGAAGATGACATGATAGACGACATACTCGAAACCTTTACAAGGCTTCGGAGTATCAACCTCAAACTCAATCCCAAGAAATGCTCTTTCGGCTTGGAAGAGGGAAAATTCCTCGGGGTATGGGTCACACGATCCGGAATCCAGGCGCACCCGGATAAAATCAAGGCAGTAGTCTCCATGCAGTCTCCTAAAACCATCAAAGAGATCCAATCCCTAAATGGGAAACTCGTCGCTCTTCATCGTTTTGTTTCAAAAGCGGCAGACCGCTCCATCCCTTTCATGAACGTATTAAAAAAGCGAACGGCAAAAGGCCAAATAGAATGGACGCCAGAAGCAGACTCGGAATTTCAGGAATTAAAAGTATGCCTTGGGTCCCTGCCCACTTTGACCGCACCATCTACCGGAGAAACCGTCACGGTATATCTATCTGCGTCCCACTTTGCGATAAGCGCAGTACTCGTAGTTCACCGGAACCAGGCACAAATCCCGGTCTATTACGTAAGCCGCATCTTAAAAGACTATGAAACTCGGTACCCGATGGTAGAAAAATTGGCACTCGCCTTGGTACATGCTTCCAGACGCCTCCGAAGGTACTTCCAAGCTTTTAATATAGAAGTACAGACCGATCTCCAGATCCAGCAAATCCTCAGGAAGCCAGAGGTCTCCGGGCGTCTCAccaaatgggcaatagagctcAGTGCTTTTGATATCACCTATCGTACCAGAGGTCCAGTAAAAGGGCAGGCAGTAGCTGATTTCCTCACAGAAGTCCCGACTGGAGAAAGCATCAAAGGACAACCCATCTTACCGAAGGTATGGAACCTGTATACGGACGGGGCTTCCAGCAAAGAAGGGTCGGGAGCAGGGTTAATTCTGATAGATCCGGAGGGAATAGAGTACACTTACGCATTGCGTTTCGAATTCAAGACGTCAAATAATGAAGCAGAGTATGAGGCTCTCCTTGCAGGCTTGCAAACCGCAGCCAAAGCAGGTGCAACCTCCGTATTAGCTCCTGTCGATTCATTGCTGGTAGCCAATCAAGTCAGTGGCGAATCGAGGCACGAGAAGATAATATGGTTCGGTATCTACAGCAGGTCAACAGTTTAATCTCCTCTTTCGATTCTTGCAAAATAGTGCACATACCGAGAAGCAAAAACAAAAAAGCCGATGCTTTGAGCAAACTGGCATCCGTAGCATTTTGCCATCTATCAAAAGAGGTTCTAGTCGAGACACTGCAGACTCCGGCCATCCAACAGACGAGGCCGGTCATGTCAGTTTCCGTGGCCGAAAAGTCTTGGATGACTCCGATCGTGGATTACTTGAAAAACGGTACGCTCCCAGAAGACAAGGCTCAGGCACGGAAGTTAAAGGTAAAAGCACTGCAATATCAGATACACGATGGCCAGCTCTACAGGAAAACCTTTTTAGGCCCGCTCCTAAAATGCCTAACCCCAGAGGAAGCAAGTTACGTTATAAGGGAAATACATTGGGGAATATGCGGCATCCACGCGGGGCCAAGGATGGTTATTGCAAAAGTCATGAACGCTGGGTATTTTTGGCCAggaattgtaacacctcgaaatttttgcgtcctataatgtgcCGACACGTGTcctaagtttacac of Helianthus annuus cultivar XRQ/B chromosome 1, HanXRQr2.0-SUNRISE, whole genome shotgun sequence contains these proteins:
- the LOC110932069 gene encoding uncharacterized protein LOC110932069: MQISGVVDQLRISGFCHGVRNNQLVEKLHENLPKTMEVLMERARAFARGKNACNPTPESDHKMSSWKKNGGSVFDKTPPGSRGRSHPYGRNDRPPRGKSSGSRFYNLSDLSKTPSEILSAEGMNFPAPPKLRNPGDKNSKKYCDYHHARGHNTDDCWSLKQEIEKAVRSGKLSHLVKEVKEGKSSGNLGENPNNQPAICMIRRANNQGIKRTSQHLAAWMQQPIGFPPVSLEDVKDGPVIVSAIIAGHKVRRVYVDSGSATEIMYKQCFQQLAPQTKAKLLQVSMPLVSFSGEVVQPLGQITLPTTMGEGSLVRTVNLTYLVVEARSVHNVILGRPGMCAFGMISSTIHGALKFPTEAGIATLYSESAIGVAEIRQSEGNTELPNTLTEEWAIHPHFPEQKIAIGAQLPKQTKKKLWKLLSNSLDVFAWQTSDMVGVPRCLAEHKLNVSHSIKPVAQRKRNMAPARNKAISEDVRKLLSAGIIREVRYQTWVSNPVMVTKKDKTWRMCVDFWDLNNACPKDCYPLPEIDLKIDSLSSFRLKCFLDAYKGYHQIQMASEDEDKTAFVTNEGLFCYTKMPFRLKNAGATYQRLMDKAFKAQIGRNLEIYVDDLVIKSREEDDMIDDILETFTRLRSINLKLNPKKCSFGLEEGKFLGVWVTRSGIQAHPDKIKAVVSMQSPKTIKEIQSLNGKLVALHRFVSKAADRSIPFMNVLKKRTAKGQIEWTPEADSEFQELKVCLGSLPTLTAPSTGETVTVYLSASHFAISAVLVVHRNQAQIPVYYVSRILKDYETRYPMVEKLALALVHASRRLRRYFQAFNIEVQTDLQIQQILRKPEVSGRLTKWAIELSAFDITYRTRGPVKGQAVADFLTEVPTGESIKGQPILPKVWNLYTDGASSKEGSGAGLILIDPEGIEYTYALRFEFKTSNNEAEYEALLAGLQTAAKAGATSVLAPVDSLLVANQVSGESRHEKIIWFGIYSRSTV